The sequence below is a genomic window from Chondrinema litorale.
CAAGATGGACAAGAGTATTTAACTATAATACCAAAGCATACTTAAATTACGATTTCACTGCATCTGAAATTCACGATTTTTCAGTTACTGCTGGTATAGAATTCCAACAATCTAACACAGATGTTACCAAAGTTGAAGGACAAGAATTCCCAGTAGATGATTTAACCAAAATTGCAAGTGCTGCTGATATTGCAGGTGCGACTTCAACATTAAATGAATTTTCGTTCCTTTCATATTTTGGTAGAGTGAATTATAAGTTTAACAACAAGTATCTTGTAACTTTAAGTGCAAGGGTTGATGGTTCTTCAAGATTCGGCGAAAACAACAAATACGGTATTTTCCCTGCTGGTTCTGTTGGTTGGATTATCTCTGAAGAAGGTTTCTTACAAGATAGTGAAGTACTTAGTTTCTTAAAATTAAGAGCTAGTTATGGTATCACGGGTAATGCTCAAATTGGAAACTATGACCACCTAGGATTATATAATGCCGAAGGTTATAGTGGTGAACCAGGGTTACAACCTACACAAATCTACAATCCTGATCTTACTTGGGAAAAAACCGCACAAACTGACATAGGTTTTGATTTCGGATTTTTCAATGATCGTTTAACTGGTGAGATTGATTACTACTACAAAAAATCAACAGATTTATTATTAGATGTAAACGTGCCGGGTACAAGTGGTTACAGAACTCAAACTCAAAATATTGGAGAGTTAGAAAACAAAGGGGTTGAGTTAGTATTAAACGGAACTATTCTTACTGGTGAGTTTAAGTGGAACTCTTCATTCAACATTGCATTTAACAGAAATAAAATTCTTGATTTAGGCGAAAGCGATATTATCGATGATGGCAGCTCAAGAGTGATGAACGTAGTAAAAGTAGGCGAACCAATTGGTGTATTCTATGGTAAAGAATATGCAGGTGTAGATCCTAGCAATGGTGATGCTCTATATTACTTAAATACTGCAGATGATCCAAGAGGAACAACTAATGATTTTGACGCTGCAGAATATATCACTTTAGGTAGCCCTAACCCAGATTTTGTAGGTGGTTTCACTAACAACTTTGCTTACAAAAACTTCGATTTAAATATCTTCTTCCAATTTGTAAATGGTAATAAAGTACATAATGTGGGTGGTGTATTCCAATTTGCAGGTGACTGGTTCGATAACCAACAAATTGAAGAAGTAAACAGATGGCAAAATGCAGGTGATGCAACTGATGTACCTGAAGCTAGATTAGGTTATACCAATGGTGGTTATGGCCGTTCAAGCAGATATTTATATGATGGCTCATACATCAGATTAAAGAACATCACACTAGGTTATAATGTGCCTTCAAGTACATTAAACAGAGTATTCTTATCTAGTGCAAGAATCTATGTTTCTACTGTAAACTTGCTCACATTTACAGATTATCCAGGTTGGGATCCAGAAGTAAGTGCAGATTACCTCACTTCTAATTCTGATGGAAGTGCCAACAACGTAATCCAAGGCACAGATTTCTATTCAGCACCACAAGCTAAAACCATTACTTTCGGTGTAAAACTCGGTTTCTAATTATTGATTTTATCTAATTAAACTGAAAAAATTATGATTAATAAATATATAAAGCTAATAAGCTTATCTCTTTTAACTGCTTTTTCAATTTCTTGTGACGACAAATTAGAACTTGAACCATATCAGTCTATAGAGGATGACCAAGCGCTAAGTTCTCCACAAAATGTTAGAGCAGTATTAGTGGGTGCCTACGATGAATTAGGAGTAGATAACTTATTTGGGGGGGAAACTTTAATGAACTCCGAATTATTAGGAGGAAATGGCGAAATTCTTTGGAATGGCACCTATAATGCACCTCGTGAAATCTTTAATAAGCAAATGCAAACTGTAAATGGTAATGCAAGTGAAGTTTGGTTAGAAGGTTACGAAACTATCAATATTACCAATAATGTGCTTAGTGCTCTTGATATTTTTGATGATGCATCAGAAAAAGATCTAGTAGAAGGAGAAGCTAAATTTATTAGAGGAATGGTATATTTTGAATTGATAAGATTCTATGCTCAACCATATGATCCAGAAACTACCAATACTCAAGACGGTGTACCCATCATACTTACTCCAACCGATTTTATTACCGAAGAAAATAACGTATCAAGAAGCAGTGTAGAAGACGTTTATTCTCAGATTCTATCTGATCTGGGTGACGCTAAAGAGAAACTTCCTAATGAAAATGGATTTTTTGCTACCAACTTTGCTGCCTCAGCATTATTAGCTAGAGTCTATTTAACAATGGGCAACTTTTCTGCAGCAAGAGATGAAGCTAATAATGTAATTGAAAATGGTAGTTTCTCGCTTACATCATCTTTCTCAGGAGCATTTAATAATACATCAAATACTCTTGAAGATATCTTTGCAATACAAGTAACATCACAAGATGGAACAAATGCAATGAATACCTATTTTGCTACAGAAACCTTTGGAGGAAGAACTGGTGGTGATATTGATGTATTAAATGCACATCTTAATTTATATGAAAAGAAGGATTCTATTCTCGAAAATGATTTAATATTATCAGGAGGATTATTTCAACTTTCTGGTGGTACTGGTGACCCTGTTCCTACATATATCACATTTGCAAATGGGTATGATGTAGGAGATACGATTCCTAGTGGCGAATCAATTAAATGGCCATTAGATGATCGTTTAATGATGTTCTACGGATATAGCGGCACTTCTTTAACTTATAAGTTTACTAATAACTACGGGAATGTACCTATCTTAAGATTAGCAGAAATGTACTTAATCCGTGCTGAAGCTAACTTAGAAGAAGGAACTACAACTGGTGCTTCTCCACTTGAAGATATCAATACATTAAGAGAAAGAGCCAATGCTCCTCTTTTAACATCAGTTACTTTAGATGATGTATATATGGAGAGAAGACTTGAACTTGCTTTTGAAGGTCATAAAATCCATGATATAAAAAGACTGCAAGGCTCAGTTGGAAACTTTCCTTACAATGCTGAGGAACTTGTATTCCCTATTCCACAAAGAGAGAGAAATGTTAATCCGAATCTTAGTCAGAATGCTGGATATAATTAATCTCTAAGAAAATTACTTACAAAAAATGAGGCCCGGTTTTAATTTGCCGGGTCTTTTTTATATAATCAAGTTCTGATCATTTAAAATGAATATCTAGTATGAATTCCTTTGTCAAATTATTACTTATCAACGTTTTATTATTTCTATCACTCCAAACTAGCTCTGCTCAAAGTGCCCTTGTTCAGCAAGAAAACCTCAATAAAATTGGAGAAAACTGGCACAATGGTTCGGTAATCACATTCAATAATCGATATAAAGGAGTAAACGGATCTCCTCTCTTGCACAACGATTGGCTGCCGGGTAGCATCACTTTAACATCAGATACTGTAATTACAGATGTTTATATTAAATATGATGTAGAAGAAGATAGACTTTACAGAAGAGTAAATCACAATAATGCGAATCTCATTCTAAATTACAAAATCAAATCTTTTACAGTTTTGGGTGTAGGTAGTGAGAAAACATTTATTAAAATGGCTATAGATAAGCCAGATGAAGAAACCTTTGTAGAGCTTTTAGCCAATGGAACACTAGTACTTGTATCTAAACCCAAATGCAGAATTAGAAAGGCAGATAGCAACAGCTCTTATGGCACAGGCCAACAATACGATGAGTATATTCACTATACAGAGTTGTTTCTATTAGACACCAAAACTAATGAGATACAACCTGCAAAAGCCAATAAGAAATTCTTTCTACAACATATGGAAGATAAAGAAGAGGCTATGAGTAACTATTTTAAAACAAATAAACCCTTCTTAAAAGACGAAAAAGAAGTAAAACAACTGGTTAACTTTTACAATGCGCTTTAAGATTTTTTTCTAAGCAATAGCAAACCTATAAATGTAAAAGCACCATTTACCATTAAAATTTCAAAGCCGAATTTGTATCCACCCAGTAAAATTTCTGAGTAAGCATTTAGCAAGTAAGAAAGTATCGGCGATACAATACATACCCATGGCACAAACTTATCTTTCACTTGGATTTTTGTAAACAGGCCAAATGTGAAGAGACCTAATAGTGGGCCATAAGTATAGCCGGCAGCTTTAAAAACAGAATTGATTACACTATCATCATTGATGTATTTAAAACTGATTATTGCCATCACCATAATAACAGAAAATGCAATGTGAACTATGATACGTTGTGTTTTCTGACTTTTCTCTTCTTTCTTATCAATATTTAAAAAGTCTACACAAAAGGCTGTTGTTAGTGCTGTAAGAGACGAATCTGCACTTGAGTAAGCAGCAGCAGTAATTCCTAATAAAAATACGACTCCTGCAAAAACTGTAAACTCATTTAGTGCTAATTGAGGAAATACTTTATCTGTTGATAAAAACCTACCAGTTGTTTCATCTACTGGAAAAGTAATGCCTTTATCAGCCGCGTAAACGTATAACATCACCCCTAAACCTAAAAATAAAAGGTTTACAAATATGAGTGATGAACTAAACCACATTACATTTTTTTGCGCTTCACCAAGGTTCTTACAAGTTAGATTCTTCTGCATCATATTCTGGTCTAAGCCTGTCATCACAATCGCGATAAAGGCTCCCGAAAAGAATTGCTTAAAAAAGTTATTTCCAGCTTGCCAGTCCCAAACAAACATTTTCGAGTACTCATGTTCTTTTATTACCCCAATCATATCCCCTACTCCAAGATTCAAATCACTACCGATAATATAAATACTTACTACTACCGAAAGCAGCATAAACAAGGTTTGTAGAGTGTCTGTCCAAACAATGGTTTTAATACCTCCTTTAAAAGTGTAAATCCATATTAGAAAAATGGT
It includes:
- a CDS encoding RagB/SusD family nutrient uptake outer membrane protein, with the protein product MINKYIKLISLSLLTAFSISCDDKLELEPYQSIEDDQALSSPQNVRAVLVGAYDELGVDNLFGGETLMNSELLGGNGEILWNGTYNAPREIFNKQMQTVNGNASEVWLEGYETINITNNVLSALDIFDDASEKDLVEGEAKFIRGMVYFELIRFYAQPYDPETTNTQDGVPIILTPTDFITEENNVSRSSVEDVYSQILSDLGDAKEKLPNENGFFATNFAASALLARVYLTMGNFSAARDEANNVIENGSFSLTSSFSGAFNNTSNTLEDIFAIQVTSQDGTNAMNTYFATETFGGRTGGDIDVLNAHLNLYEKKDSILENDLILSGGLFQLSGGTGDPVPTYITFANGYDVGDTIPSGESIKWPLDDRLMMFYGYSGTSLTYKFTNNYGNVPILRLAEMYLIRAEANLEEGTTTGASPLEDINTLRERANAPLLTSVTLDDVYMERRLELAFEGHKIHDIKRLQGSVGNFPYNAEELVFPIPQRERNVNPNLSQNAGYN
- a CDS encoding sodium:solute symporter is translated as MTPGIVFTVIFGYFILLIIISWFTSRHATNDTFFTGNRESPWYLVAFGMVGASLSGVTFISIPGEVGNSNWSYFQLVLGYLPGYWVIAGILMPLYYRLNLVSIYSFLKERFGLNSYKTGSAFFLLSQTVGASFRLFLVAGVLQLAFFDIYGIPFEVTVIVTIFLIWIYTFKGGIKTIVWTDTLQTLFMLLSVVVSIYIIGSDLNLGVGDMIGVIKEHEYSKMFVWDWQAGNNFFKQFFSGAFIAIVMTGLDQNMMQKNLTCKNLGEAQKNVMWFSSSLIFVNLLFLGLGVMLYVYAADKGITFPVDETTGRFLSTDKVFPQLALNEFTVFAGVVFLLGITAAAYSSADSSLTALTTAFCVDFLNIDKKEEKSQKTQRIIVHIAFSVIMVMAIISFKYINDDSVINSVFKAAGYTYGPLLGLFTFGLFTKIQVKDKFVPWVCIVSPILSYLLNAYSEILLGGYKFGFEILMVNGAFTFIGLLLLRKKS
- a CDS encoding SusC/RagA family TonB-linked outer membrane protein; this translates as MMNKLLLTFSLWFSVGISMLLAQEKTITGTVISEADNSPLPGVSIVVKGSTQGTISNIDGAYTINVPSPETTLVFTFVGMTPVERVVGNQSVIDITMNEDVTSLSEIVITGYGEQLKTDLTGNIAKISGDDIQNMPVTNFEETLQGRASGVFVEASNGKLGQGIKMRIRGSSSVTADNQPLFVIDGVPITSQNVGDPTEASTNPLSDINFNDVESIDILKDASAAAIYGSRAANGVVIITTKKGVRGKTKFNLNYQTGVSSPTNKREWLNAEQYVDYILEAAGNSDRIDGVPIDDPDSWTNYAIGRLENLSNGTDWRNGEVNTNWEDQIYNDNATNNRVDLSASGGSDKTQFYISGSYLDQEGILVGNELERISGRMNLDHQATDKFKFGMNMSLARTSNNRVSDDNAFSTPVQLIAQAPISQVKIDGEYNSNTLYYNGLLDLEGVSRSDVTFRNLTNFYAGYEIIPGLVARAEFGVDLLTQNQDRYYASYTDGGNGTNGYGTSRWTRVFNYNTKAYLNYDFTASEIHDFSVTAGIEFQQSNTDVTKVEGQEFPVDDLTKIASAADIAGATSTLNEFSFLSYFGRVNYKFNNKYLVTLSARVDGSSRFGENNKYGIFPAGSVGWIISEEGFLQDSEVLSFLKLRASYGITGNAQIGNYDHLGLYNAEGYSGEPGLQPTQIYNPDLTWEKTAQTDIGFDFGFFNDRLTGEIDYYYKKSTDLLLDVNVPGTSGYRTQTQNIGELENKGVELVLNGTILTGEFKWNSSFNIAFNRNKILDLGESDIIDDGSSRVMNVVKVGEPIGVFYGKEYAGVDPSNGDALYYLNTADDPRGTTNDFDAAEYITLGSPNPDFVGGFTNNFAYKNFDLNIFFQFVNGNKVHNVGGVFQFAGDWFDNQQIEEVNRWQNAGDATDVPEARLGYTNGGYGRSSRYLYDGSYIRLKNITLGYNVPSSTLNRVFLSSARIYVSTVNLLTFTDYPGWDPEVSADYLTSNSDGSANNVIQGTDFYSAPQAKTITFGVKLGF